One stretch of Vibrio kanaloae DNA includes these proteins:
- a CDS encoding DEAD/DEAH box helicase translates to MSFTSLGLSEPILKAIEAQGYDKPSPIQEKAIPAVLKGKDVMAAAQTGTGKTAGFTLPILEILSKGQRVRQNQVRALVLTPTRELAAQVNGSVVKYGINLPLTSTVVFGGVKINPQMQKLRKGSDVLVATPGRLLDLYNQNAVRFDQLEILVLDEADRMLDMGFIRDIRKILAFLPKKRQNLLFSATFSDDIRGLAKGLVNNPVEISVSPANSTAKTVEQSIYPVDKKKKGPMLAKLIKDNDWRQVLVFSKTKHGANKLARFLEEQDITAAPIHGNKSQGARTKALENFKTGKVRVLVATDIAARGIDIPQLPQVVNFDLPHVSEDYVHRIGRTGRAGEVGKAISLVCADEVGELFGIERLIQQVLERRELEGFSPVNKLPESRLDARPIKPKKPKKPREHSDGQRSGENARGHKPASKNKRHVPGSGSAPKRKPNTAKKALDSNSATATDDKSVRNNGNNFKRGNAGRSSEKNTNSSTQNGAVKPKKSGDGASYGSGRSSNKPTSKSSVNKPSGSKPSINRSKPSAQK, encoded by the coding sequence ATGAGTTTTACCTCCCTTGGCCTTTCTGAACCGATTCTTAAAGCAATTGAAGCACAAGGTTACGATAAGCCATCACCAATCCAAGAGAAAGCGATACCAGCTGTCCTAAAGGGCAAAGATGTAATGGCCGCTGCTCAAACAGGTACAGGTAAAACTGCTGGCTTCACGCTACCTATTCTTGAAATTCTATCAAAAGGTCAACGCGTTCGTCAGAACCAAGTTCGTGCGCTCGTGCTAACGCCAACTCGTGAACTTGCCGCACAAGTGAATGGCAGTGTAGTTAAGTATGGTATTAACTTACCTCTTACTTCTACCGTTGTATTTGGTGGCGTAAAAATCAACCCTCAGATGCAAAAACTGCGTAAAGGCAGTGATGTGCTGGTGGCAACACCGGGGCGTCTGCTTGATTTATATAACCAAAATGCAGTGCGCTTTGATCAGTTAGAGATTCTTGTGTTAGATGAAGCTGACCGCATGCTAGACATGGGTTTCATTCGAGATATCCGTAAGATCTTAGCTTTCTTGCCTAAGAAACGTCAGAACCTACTGTTCTCAGCAACGTTCTCTGACGATATTCGTGGCTTGGCTAAAGGCTTAGTAAATAACCCAGTTGAAATTTCGGTAAGCCCTGCGAACTCAACCGCGAAAACCGTTGAGCAAAGTATTTACCCAGTAGATAAAAAGAAGAAAGGCCCAATGCTAGCGAAGCTAATCAAGGATAATGATTGGCGCCAAGTGTTGGTATTTAGCAAAACTAAGCACGGTGCCAACAAACTGGCTCGCTTTTTAGAAGAACAGGACATTACAGCGGCTCCTATCCATGGTAATAAGAGCCAGGGTGCTCGTACTAAAGCCTTAGAAAACTTTAAAACTGGCAAGGTACGGGTTTTAGTCGCGACTGATATCGCGGCGCGAGGTATTGATATCCCGCAACTTCCTCAAGTCGTTAACTTCGATCTTCCACATGTATCTGAAGACTATGTACACCGTATCGGTCGTACTGGCCGTGCTGGTGAAGTAGGTAAAGCTATTTCACTCGTTTGTGCAGATGAAGTGGGCGAACTGTTCGGTATTGAGCGTCTTATTCAGCAAGTGCTAGAGCGTCGTGAACTTGAAGGCTTCTCGCCTGTAAACAAGTTACCTGAATCTCGATTAGATGCGCGCCCTATCAAGCCTAAGAAACCGAAGAAGCCTCGTGAACACTCTGATGGTCAACGTTCTGGTGAGAATGCTCGTGGACATAAGCCAGCGAGCAAAAACAAGCGCCACGTGCCGGGTTCTGGATCTGCGCCAAAGCGTAAGCCAAACACCGCTAAGAAAGCGCTAGATAGTAACTCAGCGACTGCAACTGATGATAAATCAGTAAGAAACAATGGCAATAACTTTAAGCGTGGTAATGCTGGCAGAAGCTCTGAGAAAAATACTAACTCAAGTACTCAAAACGGTGCTGTTAAACCTAAGAAATCAGGTGATGGTGCGAGCTATGGTTCTGGACGTTCATCAAATAAACCAACTTCTAAGTCGTCAGTGAATAAACCGTCTGGTAGCAAGCCATCTATAAATCGCTCTAAGCCATCGGCTCAAAAATAG
- a CDS encoding diguanylate cyclase, with product MPNRSSKQWPAKLLSLLFFVVIVSAIEAFHTKQLTFLKNESYSEAKRQLAIIRSSIEARIVSDMYILNSFSTIVTLNPDGGQKDWERIAQNIIRDASHIRLIALAKDDVLNFVYPMEGNAQVLGIDYRDHPVQWESIEIARNIGHTFIAGPFELFQGGQALITRTPIFRDPPFYQNYWGVSSAIIDLDELFEDVGIDKIENKYELAIRGENSSGKNGDVFYGEQDVFDSAFATEQVNFPYGGWYLALSGNENVLMGVPWYRTQAVRLVSYTITLVLVIAFFTIYRLYRIADSRSMHDELTMLPNRRYFMYSLKQVFKGTQKQGTRTFAVVNIDLDGFKAINDTYGHLVGDQVLVECAKRIKSELRVSDIVARIGGDEFLVLLPRIIDDEHVSSIVTKLRRAICTPPVIYETHSIYLRISVGWVIHNSNYNDVDALLKAADEKMYEQKRQVI from the coding sequence ATGCCCAATCGTTCTAGCAAGCAATGGCCTGCCAAATTATTATCTTTGTTATTTTTTGTAGTGATAGTGAGTGCTATCGAGGCGTTTCATACCAAGCAGTTAACCTTTTTGAAAAATGAATCTTATTCTGAGGCAAAGAGACAGCTGGCTATCATTCGATCGAGCATAGAAGCTAGGATCGTCTCGGATATGTATATTCTCAACAGTTTCTCGACTATTGTGACCCTCAACCCCGATGGCGGCCAAAAAGATTGGGAGCGGATTGCGCAAAATATTATTCGAGACGCTTCCCATATTCGATTGATTGCCCTAGCTAAAGATGATGTGCTTAATTTTGTTTATCCCATGGAAGGTAATGCGCAGGTCCTTGGTATTGATTATCGCGACCACCCAGTTCAATGGGAATCGATTGAGATCGCTCGTAATATAGGTCATACATTTATCGCAGGCCCGTTTGAGCTGTTTCAAGGTGGGCAAGCACTCATTACACGAACACCTATCTTTAGAGATCCTCCCTTCTATCAAAATTACTGGGGTGTTTCCAGTGCCATTATTGACTTAGATGAATTATTTGAAGACGTCGGTATTGATAAGATCGAGAACAAATATGAGCTCGCAATTCGTGGCGAAAACAGTTCAGGTAAGAATGGCGATGTCTTTTATGGCGAACAAGACGTATTTGATAGTGCGTTTGCTACAGAGCAAGTGAACTTCCCTTATGGTGGTTGGTACCTTGCTCTCTCTGGAAATGAAAATGTATTGATGGGCGTACCTTGGTATCGAACTCAAGCCGTAAGGTTGGTGAGTTACACTATAACGCTCGTGTTAGTGATCGCCTTTTTTACCATCTATCGCTTGTATCGTATTGCAGATAGCCGTTCAATGCATGACGAGTTGACGATGCTGCCGAATCGTAGATACTTCATGTACAGCCTAAAACAGGTCTTTAAGGGTACTCAAAAACAGGGGACAAGGACCTTTGCCGTTGTCAATATTGATCTAGATGGATTTAAAGCGATCAACGACACTTATGGTCATCTGGTAGGTGACCAAGTATTAGTCGAGTGTGCTAAGCGTATCAAAAGTGAATTACGTGTCTCAGACATTGTCGCAAGGATCGGCGGGGATGAGTTCTTAGTTTTGCTACCGCGTATTATCGATGATGAACACGTTTCGTCGATTGTTACAAAGCTTCGAAGGGCAATTTGTACGCCTCCTGTCATCTATGAGACGCACTCTATTTATCTTCGGATCAGCGTAGGTTGGGTTATTCATAATAGTAACTACAATGATGTCGATGCTCTTTTGAAAGCGGCTGATGAAAAAATGTATGAGCAGAAGCGACAAGTTATCTAG
- a CDS encoding DUF3541 domain-containing protein translates to MKLKIILLCTLLSVAFTIYAEDNSQKENVPSIQSQANELRSHEPLFKQSADLIRTTYESQLYTLPAFKEGHYGLRMYRQTLDDRYAAAVWSDMARVASKLNRLSNDVHTMEQIVLYSKKRVASYIDDNDERSARRYNVTQHMPEYLYLGVDLLGSMARANEYGLEHKNDAKLREIIRRYDFSRYVTNEDMVKAWAAQLANQVYWLRQLGEQDVVDKFVDTFKKAYPDDKDKKLSSQQYGNKIYGMTHVIFGDSEYYQHKVSEQEHQWIYDYFRENIDTILLRAKEDVIAEVGLTFLLADLEGDPVVEKTRLAIQASINKKHGMIPSITGDFDLEYGEHRNVLAIMLLDWQQVNEAPTLKGNPKVFTTIPYGLVESSH, encoded by the coding sequence ATGAAGCTAAAAATTATACTACTATGCACATTGCTATCAGTTGCTTTTACTATTTATGCAGAGGACAATTCTCAAAAAGAAAACGTACCGAGTATTCAATCACAAGCCAATGAGCTTCGCTCTCATGAACCACTTTTCAAACAATCCGCAGACCTCATTCGTACCACCTACGAAAGCCAACTTTATACTCTGCCCGCCTTCAAGGAAGGCCACTATGGGTTACGGATGTATCGACAAACATTAGACGATAGATATGCTGCCGCCGTTTGGAGTGATATGGCGCGTGTTGCGAGTAAACTAAACCGCTTGTCTAATGACGTTCACACCATGGAACAGATTGTACTTTACTCAAAGAAGCGTGTTGCCTCTTATATTGACGACAACGATGAGCGCAGTGCCCGGCGCTACAACGTCACCCAACACATGCCCGAGTACCTATATCTTGGTGTGGACCTTCTCGGCTCTATGGCACGTGCAAATGAGTACGGTTTAGAACACAAGAACGATGCCAAGCTACGCGAAATCATTCGTCGCTATGACTTCTCACGATACGTGACCAATGAAGACATGGTGAAAGCGTGGGCTGCTCAACTGGCTAATCAGGTTTACTGGCTGCGCCAACTGGGAGAGCAGGATGTCGTTGATAAATTCGTCGACACGTTCAAAAAAGCGTACCCAGACGACAAAGACAAGAAGCTTTCAAGCCAGCAATACGGTAATAAGATCTATGGTATGACACATGTGATCTTCGGTGATTCGGAATACTACCAACACAAAGTTAGCGAGCAAGAGCATCAATGGATCTACGATTACTTCAGAGAGAACATCGATACGATTCTGCTGCGTGCAAAAGAAGATGTAATTGCAGAGGTTGGATTGACCTTTTTGCTTGCGGACTTAGAAGGTGACCCGGTTGTAGAAAAAACTCGACTCGCGATCCAAGCCTCTATCAACAAGAAGCATGGGATGATCCCTTCTATCACTGGTGACTTTGACCTTGAGTACGGTGAGCACCGCAACGTGCTGGCGATCATGCTGCTCGATTGGCAACAAGTGAATGAAGCACCGACGCTAAAAGGCAACCCTAAGGTGTTTACTACGATTCCGTATGGGTTAGTAGAAAGCAGCCATTAA
- a CDS encoding class I SAM-dependent methyltransferase: MHWRDRFKVYWYHRKQTNRWQGDKAKSLGWTSEESQLCRFEVIARSADFDKKSVLDMGCGYGELFELLNNIYRIQSYTGVDQHADFLKKAKQNYTEACCQFIAGDMSKMNLEAHDVVIASGSLNYISRDSDYLTNMITRMFGLANQTVIFNLLNSSQYPSRNTLMSYHPQGVYRFCKTLCDDVSLIEGYAEGDFTIVMNKVASEAR; encoded by the coding sequence ATGCACTGGCGCGACCGTTTTAAGGTGTACTGGTATCACCGAAAGCAAACCAATCGTTGGCAAGGGGATAAGGCAAAGTCTTTAGGCTGGACGAGTGAAGAGAGCCAATTATGTCGCTTCGAAGTCATCGCACGCTCGGCCGACTTTGATAAGAAGAGTGTTTTGGATATGGGTTGTGGTTATGGGGAGTTGTTTGAACTGCTCAACAATATCTATCGTATCCAATCGTACACAGGCGTTGACCAACACGCCGATTTTCTTAAAAAGGCCAAGCAAAATTACACCGAAGCTTGCTGCCAGTTCATCGCGGGTGACATGAGTAAGATGAATCTAGAAGCGCACGATGTGGTTATCGCCAGTGGCTCATTGAATTATATCTCTCGCGATTCCGACTATCTGACGAATATGATTACTCGTATGTTTGGGCTAGCGAATCAGACCGTGATTTTTAATCTGCTCAATTCAAGCCAATATCCTTCGCGCAATACCCTGATGAGTTATCACCCTCAAGGTGTCTATCGCTTCTGTAAAACGCTGTGTGATGATGTTTCCTTGATAGAAGGCTATGCCGAAGGGGATTTCACGATAGTGATGAACAAAGTCGCCTCTGAAGCCCGATGA
- a CDS encoding NupC/NupG family nucleoside CNT transporter encodes MNILFGFVGVIALIACAYLLSESRSSINWKTVSRALLLQIGFAALVLYFPWGQLALTSLSNGVSSLLGFADAGIAFLFGDLATDGFIFAVRVLPIIIFFSALISALYYLGVMQKVIQILGGAVQKLLGTSKAESLVATGNIFLSQGESPLLIRPFLKSMTRSELFAVMAGGMASVAGSVLGGYAGLGVELKYLIAASFMAAPGSLLMAKIIVPERDIPSDYEHIELDKADQSNVIDALASGAMNGMKVAVAVGTMLIAFVSVIAMVNTGLESLGETFGFAGITLQAIFGYLFSPLAWLIGIPSDEVLMAGSYIGQKIVMNEFVAFIDFIENKALLSEHSQVIVTFALCGFANIGSIAIQLGSIGVMAPERRAEVANLGLKAVVAGTLANLMSACLAGIFILL; translated from the coding sequence GGTTTCGCTGCCTTAGTATTGTATTTTCCGTGGGGACAGTTGGCGCTAACAAGCCTAAGTAATGGCGTTTCAAGCCTACTTGGTTTTGCAGACGCTGGTATTGCTTTCCTTTTCGGTGACCTTGCTACTGATGGCTTCATTTTCGCAGTTCGCGTACTTCCAATCATCATTTTCTTTAGTGCTTTAATCTCTGCACTTTATTACTTAGGCGTCATGCAAAAAGTGATTCAAATCTTGGGCGGAGCGGTGCAAAAACTGTTGGGTACAAGTAAAGCTGAATCTCTTGTTGCAACCGGTAATATCTTCCTTTCTCAGGGTGAGTCTCCTCTTCTTATTCGTCCTTTTTTAAAATCTATGACTCGTTCCGAGCTGTTTGCTGTTATGGCGGGCGGTATGGCGTCGGTAGCGGGTAGTGTTCTCGGTGGTTACGCTGGCCTTGGCGTTGAACTTAAGTACCTTATCGCAGCAAGCTTTATGGCGGCTCCAGGCAGTTTGTTAATGGCGAAGATCATTGTACCTGAACGCGACATTCCCAGTGACTACGAGCATATTGAGCTAGATAAAGCTGACCAAAGCAACGTGATTGATGCATTGGCAAGCGGCGCGATGAATGGTATGAAAGTCGCAGTGGCTGTTGGTACTATGTTGATTGCATTCGTTAGTGTGATTGCCATGGTAAACACAGGATTAGAAAGCTTGGGTGAAACGTTTGGTTTTGCGGGTATTACGCTGCAAGCTATCTTCGGTTACCTGTTCTCGCCTTTAGCATGGCTCATTGGTATCCCGAGTGATGAAGTGTTGATGGCGGGCTCTTACATCGGTCAGAAGATCGTAATGAACGAGTTTGTTGCTTTCATCGACTTCATTGAGAACAAAGCGCTGTTATCTGAACACAGCCAAGTGATTGTGACATTTGCTCTGTGTGGCTTCGCTAACATTGGCTCTATCGCGATTCAGCTGGGTTCTATCGGTGTGATGGCGCCAGAGCGTCGTGCTGAAGTAGCTAATCTAGGTTTGAAAGCGGTAGTTGCTGGTACGCTAGCAAACCTGATGAGTGCATGTTTAGCGGGTATTTTCATCCTGCTTTAA